TCTGCGCCTGTTTTTGAATTGAGAATGTGCCAGGGTTTAATCATCCCTGTACTATCATCTGCGTTTCCTCGAACGCCCTGGTGTAGGCCTTGACATTCTTCTGTGCGATCAGGCCGAACCGTTGTTTTGTGGGGAGATCAAGTGAGGAGAGCTTTATGATCTTTGTTGCTTTGACGAGACTGCCTAACATCGTGGTATTCGTGATTGGTACGCCCATCTCTTCACGGGCGATGCGCGAAGCATCTACGGCTGCGATCCTGAATCCGGGAAAAAGTTTGCGCAGTTCCTCCTCGGGCTTGTTGCTGTTGATCACGACGAGGCCGTCTTTCTTGAGCCCCTCTGTGGGGCTCGCAGAAGAAAGAAGGGTCGGATCGAGAATCACGATCACGTCGGGCTTATACACCTTCGAACGGATACGAATGGGCTTGTCGGAGACCCGCAGGAAGGAAAGCACAGGCGCCCCCCTGCGCTCCGGACCGAAATTCGGAAACGCCTGGGCATAGAGGCCTTCACCTATTGCGGCCTGCGCAACAAGCTCTGCCGAGGTGACCGCACCCTGGCCGCCTCTACCGTGAAACCGAATCTCAGTCATTTTGTCCTCCATGTGGTGCCGTTTGGTGTGTCGAGCAGGATGATGCCCTTTTCGAGCAGCATGTTGCGGATATCGTCCGCTTCTTTGTAGTTCTTGCGCTTGCGCGCCTCTGAGCGGTCCTCGATGGCCTTCTGCACTGCAGCCTCGTCCAGCCCAACCCTTTTCAGGTGACGGAGCAGTTCGCCCCTGCCGAAGGAGTCCGGATCCTCGCTGATGAGCCCCAGCTTTGAACTCATCGACGTGAAAAGCTGCTCTCCGTGGGCGACTGCGGGCCGCTTGCTTTCATCCGGCTCGTCCACCATCCGGTTGAGGATTCTCGACAGATCGAACAGCGCTGAAAGGGCCAGCGCCGTGTTGAAGTCGTCGTTCATGGCCTCGTAGAATCTTTTCTCGATTTCCTGAAGCTCAGGGCTGGCGTGGCCTTCGGCGGGAGATGAGACGGCATTCTCTCCCTTTCGCAGCTCGCGAATTCTGGCGAGCGTGTAATAGAGTTTCTGCAACGCGCTCTGAGCGTTGTCCAGGGATTGCTCCGTGTAATCGATCGGGTTCCTGTAATGGGTGGATAGAAAAAAGAGGCGCAGGACCTCGGGATGGTACCACTTCAAGAAATCTTTGATGGTAAGGAAGTTCCCCAGCGACTTTGACATCTTCTCACGTTGCATGGTTACGAAGCCGTTGTGGACCCAGTAATTGACGAACTTTCTTCCTGTCGCGCACTCGGTCTGGGCACGTTCATTCTCATGGTGCGGGAAAACCAGGTCCTTGCCTCCTCCGTGAAAATCGAAAGGGTTACCCAGGTACTTGGTGCTCATGACAGAGCACTCGATATGCCAGCCCGGCCTTCCCTTGCCCCACGGGGATTCCCAGAACGGCTCCCCGGGTTTTGATGCCTTCCACAGGGCAAAGTCGAGAGGATCCTTCTTTCGTTCGTCCACCTCGACACGTGCCCCTGCGATCATTTCCTCGAGGCTTCTTCCGGACAAGGCGCCGTACCCGTCGTAGTTCCTCACCGAGAAGTAGACGCTGCCGTCAATCTCATAGGCGCAGCCCCGCTCCACAAGGCGTTCGATAAAGGTGATCATGTCCTCGATGTGTTCCGTGGCTTTTGGCTGAACGGTGGGAGGCATGACCCCGAGCGCAGCCATGTCTTCCTCGAAAGAGGCTATGTATGTCCCGGCAATTTCTTTCCAGTCCCTGCCTTCTGCGTTGGCCCGCTTGATAATCTTGTCGTCGATATCGGTGTAATTCCTGACATAGGTGAGTTCATACCCGAGGCTCGCGAGATAACGATAGATTACGTCAAAGACTATGACGCTGCGTGCATGGCCCACATGCGAATGATCATAGACCGTGATACCGCAGACATAGCACTTCACATGGCCGGGGGTTACCGGAATGAATTCCTCTTTTTTCCCTGTGAATGTATTGTAAATGGCGAGACTCATAAGCCTTTTTTATCACAGCCTCGGGCTTCTTGTCAAAAGGTATGTCCTCTCGTACGTCTTTACAAGCCCGGTGATTTGGTTTATGTTGGTAGAATGGCTGAGGTCAGAAGAGACCCTCTTTCCGGCACGTGGGTTGTGGTTGGATTGACGTGGGCCAGGAGAAGCGAAGTGGATGTCTGCCCTTTCTGCCCAGGCAATGAACATCTTTCCGGGAGCTCGATACGAGAGATCAAGGGCGGCGATGGCGCATGGCTCGTGCGTTCTGTCCCTGCAACCAATCCGATATTCATGATAGAGGCGCAAAGCAGCAAGAGAGCGGAAGGGATGTACGACAGGATGGGGAACGTGGGCGCTCATGAGATAGTGGTGGAGAGCAGGGCCCACACAAAAAATTTATCCGATTTCGATGAACAGGAGATGACGTCAGTCTTCGACATGTACACAGAACGGATTTTAGACCTGAAAAATGACAAAAGGTTCAAATACGTGCAGGTGTACAGAAACCATGGCGAGCTGGCGGGTTCCTACATGTATCATCCCCATTCGCACGTGCTGGCGACTTCCTTGATCCCTCACGGCACGCTGCTGGAACTGGTCAACGCCAAGGAGCATTACCTGCAGAAGGAACGGTGTCTGTTGTGCGATATCACCGCGCAGGAGATACGGCAGAACAAGCGGATCGTAGCGATGTCCGAGAACTTCGTCGCGTTCTGTCCCTTTGCCCCGAAGTTCCCTTTTGAAGTCTGCCTGCTCCCGAGGTTTCACCACCACGCCTTCGAATCCATGGGTGACGACAGGGCGTTGAAATATGAATTCATCCGTCTGTTCCTCGACGTGATACGGCGCGTTGAGCGTGCCAGGAGCTCCCACACCATCGTAATCCATACGTCACCCAATCTGATAACGCAGGAAACAGCCCAGGAGCCTCCCGAGCTCAAGGACTATTGCCACTGGCGCGTAGAGATACTGCCGAGAGACCTCAGATCGTCCCGGTACAAACGGGAAGATGATTTCTACAACCTGTCATTGACTCCGGAAGAAGCGGCGCAGATTCTGAAATCTGACGGAACCTGAGATTGGGTAGCGACAGTTTTCTGCACAAAATAAAAAAATTAAAATTTTTTCATTGACAACGCAGCATACTAGATATAGTATAAAACCCAGTTAGGGCACTATATCTAGTGGAGGGGGAATATATGACCGAAACAACTGACTTAAATCTCTTCGTCCGAACTTCCGAGGAGGATATTTCGGAGTGGAACAGGGACAAGATAGTCGACGCCATGATGCGGGAGACCCTCATCGATCAGGACACTGCAACTGCCATAAGCAGGGATGTCGAGTCGCTTATCCGGAAATCAGGCATCAAAGTGGTCACCGCCCCCCTTATCAGGGAAATGGTGAACGCCCGCCTGATAGAGCGGGGGATGGAAAGCGCACGCAAGATGCACACCCGTCTTGGTATGCCTATCTACGACGTCGACACGCTTATACTCCATCCGAACAAAGAGAATGCAAATGTCCCGCACGGTCCAGAGGCAACGAACCTTACGCTGGCCGAAAGGATTAAGAAAGAATTCGCCCTCCTCTCTGTTTTTTCCCAGGACGTTGCCGACGCCCACATGAACGGTGATATTCACCTCCACGACCTCGGTTTCGTCGACCGGCCGTACTGCAGCGGTCAGTCGCTCGAGTACATAAAGAAATTCGGCCTGGACTTGCCCCATTCCTTGTCAATGGCAAAGCCCGCAAAACACCCTGAGGTGCTCCTTGCGCACCTGGTAAAGTTCGCAGCTGCCTTGCAGAGCCATTTTGCGGGCGCAATCGGCTGGGATGCGGTAAATATCTTTTTTGCGCCGTACCTGGAAGGCATGAGCGACAACGATGTCAAGCAGCTCGCGCAGATGCTCATATTCGAGTTCTCCCAGCAGGCTGTGGCGCGCGGCGGCCAGGCGATATTTACGGACATCAACCTCTACTGGGAGATTCCCAAACACTTTGTTGACGTGCCGGCTATCGGTCCGGGAGGCAAATTCACGGGCAAAACATACGGTCAGTATGAGAAGGAAGCGCAGCGTTTCGTGTGGAAGCTCTTCGACGTGTTCAAAGAAGGGGACGGCGCGGGCAGGCCGTTCTTCTTCCCGAAGCCGCTGGTTCATATCACGGAGAAGTTTTTCAAAACCGAAGGGTACAAGGATTTTCTGGACCATATATGCGACGTGGCATCAGACAAGGGTAACACCTATTTCGTATTTGATCGCGGTGAGACAGCCAAGATCTCTGAGTGCTGCCGCTTGAGTTTCAAGTTGGATGAACATGACCTGCTCGACGCGAAGGAGCCCTGGAGGATGCGTTATTGCGCGCTGCAGAATGTTTCTCTCAACCTTCCGCGTATCGCGTACATGGCGCAGCAGGACGATACGAAGCTGTTCAGTCTTCTGACGGAACGCTTCATGCTTGCAGTCAAGGCCCACAAGGAGAAGAGGGCCTTCATCGAGAGGCTGCTCTCCGCGGGTGAAAATGGGCCGCTGGCGCTTTTAACGATGAACCGGGACGGCATGTCCTATCTGAGAATGAACAAGGCATCTCATCTCGTGGGCATGGTCGGCCTCAACGAAATGGTTCAGATCCACAGCGGCGAACAGCTGCACGATTCCAAGAAAGCGTTGAAGTTCGGTCTCAAGATTCTTGCTCACATGAAGCTCCTCGCCGATAAAATGAAGAGGCAGGAGGGAATGAGGCTTGTTTTAGAGCAGACACCGGCGGAGAGTACGAGTTACCGGTTCGCGCGGCTTGATATGCGCTACTTCTCTCCCGCATCCGGCAGAGTCGTGAAGGGAGATGTAGCTTCAGGTGAAGTCTATTACACCAATTCAACCCATCTCAATGTGCGGGTTCCCATGAATCCCATTGAAAGGGTCAGCAACGAGGGGCTCTTCCATCCTCTGATAGAGGCAGGTTCCATCTCGCATGTCTGGATGGGTGAAGCGCAACCGTCGGCGGGTGCCATTGGCGACTTCGTGCTGAAGACTTTCCGCCACACCACCAGCGATCAGATAGCCTTCTCGCCCGAGTTCACCACCTGCAACACGTGTCATCGCACGTCGCGGGGCTTGAGAGATGACTGTGCGTACTGCGGCTCGGCCGACATTGACGGTATCACACGCATCACCGGTTACTTTACCAAAGTCTCAAGCTGGAATAAGGGGAAGCTGGGAGAGCTGAAAGATCGTTACCGTAACGCAGAGTATTTTGCACAGGGCCAGGATGTAGAGAAGCAGAAAGTAGCGGCGGGTTGAGCTCTATAGTGATGCAGGGTCCGGGTTCAGAGGGGTCGGGGTTCCTGTTGAGCAGGAGTACGAGAGAGTTCGTTCTTTGTATGAGTCGGGACCCTGCATCCGAATAAAACATCTCAAGGAGGAGGCGATTGATGGGCACAGTAAAGATATTCTACAAAGATGATTGCGTGATCTGTCCTCTGGCGAAGAAATTGGGCGACAATCTCAGGCAGAAAAACATCGCCGTCCTTGATTATAACGTGGAAACCGCTGACGGCCTTGCCGAGGCCAGTTTTTACAGTGTTATGGCACTGCCCACCATCGTAGTTGAAGACCCAATGGAGAACGAGATAGGCGAATGGAGGGGCAGCGTCCCCAAGATGGAGGAGGTGCTCGAGGTTGTCAGCAGAGCATAGTTTTCACATCAAGGGTTTCATAGAGACCAGCTTTCTTGATTGGAGGGGTCACCTGTCCTCTGTTATTTTTACCGGCGGTTGCAACTTCAGGTGTCCCTTCTGTCATAACAGCGATCTGGTACTGCAGCACGATCGAGTCCCCGACATACCGGACGCGCAGATCTTTGCTCACCTCATGAAATTCAGAAAGTGGATCGACAGGGTGGTCATTACGGGCGGCGAGCCAACGCTCCA
The sequence above is drawn from the Syntrophorhabdales bacterium genome and encodes:
- a CDS encoding 2-oxoacid:acceptor oxidoreductase family protein; translated protein: MTEIRFHGRGGQGAVTSAELVAQAAIGEGLYAQAFPNFGPERRGAPVLSFLRVSDKPIRIRSKVYKPDVIVILDPTLLSSASPTEGLKKDGLVVINSNKPEEELRKLFPGFRIAAVDASRIAREEMGVPITNTTMLGSLVKATKIIKLSSLDLPTKQRFGLIAQKNVKAYTRAFEETQMIVQG
- the cysS gene encoding cysteine--tRNA ligase gives rise to the protein MSLAIYNTFTGKKEEFIPVTPGHVKCYVCGITVYDHSHVGHARSVIVFDVIYRYLASLGYELTYVRNYTDIDDKIIKRANAEGRDWKEIAGTYIASFEEDMAALGVMPPTVQPKATEHIEDMITFIERLVERGCAYEIDGSVYFSVRNYDGYGALSGRSLEEMIAGARVEVDERKKDPLDFALWKASKPGEPFWESPWGKGRPGWHIECSVMSTKYLGNPFDFHGGGKDLVFPHHENERAQTECATGRKFVNYWVHNGFVTMQREKMSKSLGNFLTIKDFLKWYHPEVLRLFFLSTHYRNPIDYTEQSLDNAQSALQKLYYTLARIRELRKGENAVSSPAEGHASPELQEIEKRFYEAMNDDFNTALALSALFDLSRILNRMVDEPDESKRPAVAHGEQLFTSMSSKLGLISEDPDSFGRGELLRHLKRVGLDEAAVQKAIEDRSEARKRKNYKEADDIRNMLLEKGIILLDTPNGTTWRTK
- a CDS encoding DUF4931 domain-containing protein, coding for MAEVRRDPLSGTWVVVGLTWARRSEVDVCPFCPGNEHLSGSSIREIKGGDGAWLVRSVPATNPIFMIEAQSSKRAEGMYDRMGNVGAHEIVVESRAHTKNLSDFDEQEMTSVFDMYTERILDLKNDKRFKYVQVYRNHGELAGSYMYHPHSHVLATSLIPHGTLLELVNAKEHYLQKERCLLCDITAQEIRQNKRIVAMSENFVAFCPFAPKFPFEVCLLPRFHHHAFESMGDDRALKYEFIRLFLDVIRRVERARSSHTIVIHTSPNLITQETAQEPPELKDYCHWRVEILPRDLRSSRYKREDDFYNLSLTPEEAAQILKSDGT
- the nrdD gene encoding anaerobic ribonucleoside-triphosphate reductase; this translates as MTETTDLNLFVRTSEEDISEWNRDKIVDAMMRETLIDQDTATAISRDVESLIRKSGIKVVTAPLIREMVNARLIERGMESARKMHTRLGMPIYDVDTLILHPNKENANVPHGPEATNLTLAERIKKEFALLSVFSQDVADAHMNGDIHLHDLGFVDRPYCSGQSLEYIKKFGLDLPHSLSMAKPAKHPEVLLAHLVKFAAALQSHFAGAIGWDAVNIFFAPYLEGMSDNDVKQLAQMLIFEFSQQAVARGGQAIFTDINLYWEIPKHFVDVPAIGPGGKFTGKTYGQYEKEAQRFVWKLFDVFKEGDGAGRPFFFPKPLVHITEKFFKTEGYKDFLDHICDVASDKGNTYFVFDRGETAKISECCRLSFKLDEHDLLDAKEPWRMRYCALQNVSLNLPRIAYMAQQDDTKLFSLLTERFMLAVKAHKEKRAFIERLLSAGENGPLALLTMNRDGMSYLRMNKASHLVGMVGLNEMVQIHSGEQLHDSKKALKFGLKILAHMKLLADKMKRQEGMRLVLEQTPAESTSYRFARLDMRYFSPASGRVVKGDVASGEVYYTNSTHLNVRVPMNPIERVSNEGLFHPLIEAGSISHVWMGEAQPSAGAIGDFVLKTFRHTTSDQIAFSPEFTTCNTCHRTSRGLRDDCAYCGSADIDGITRITGYFTKVSSWNKGKLGELKDRYRNAEYFAQGQDVEKQKVAAG